The window CTACATTTAAAGCAAAGGCAGTTTTACCAACCGACGGACGAGCTGCAACAATAATTAAATCATTACGTTGGAAACCAGCTGTCATACGGTCTAAATCACGGAAACCGGTCGGAATACCCGTTACATCTCCTTCACGTGATTGGAGCTGCTCAATATTATCAAATGTTTGAACTAATACATCTTTAACATGCTTAAAGTCTCCAGCATTTTTGCGATTTGATACTTCTAGCATTTTCTTCTCAGCTTCAGCTAAAAGGATTTCTACTTCATCTTCTCGCGTATAACCATCTTCTGCAATTTTAGTTGCAACACGAATCAAGCGACGTAATAACGCCTTCTCTTCAACAATTTTTGCATAATGTGCAATGTTCGCAGCTGTTGGAACTGCACTTGCAAGCTCGGTTAAATAGCTAAGTCCACCTACATCTTCAAGTTCCTTTTTCGCTGAAAGCTCTTCTGTTACAGTAACAACATCTATCGCTTTTCCCTTGTCGCTTAACGTTAGCATCGTCTGGAAAATCTTTTGATGTGCGATATGATAAAAATCATCTGCCATAACTATTTCGGATGCTGTGATAAGTGCCTGTGGTTCAAGGAATATCGCACCAATAACCGATTGCTCGGCTTCATGATTGTGCGGCGGAACGCGGTCCATCATGGATTCGTTCATAGTTGTCGCTCCTTATTCTTCAATTACATGTACTTTTAGAGTAGCCTTTACATCTAGGTGTAATTTTACTGGGATATTTGCAAAACCTAATGAACGAATACCATCATTGCACTCCATTTTACGTTTATCGATTTTAAAGCCATGTTTCTTTTGTAGTGCATCTGCTACTTGTTTTGTTGATACAGAACCGAATAAACGGCCGCCCTCTCCAGATTTAGCTTTAATCTCTACTGTAATTGCTTCTAACTGTTCTTTTAAATCCTTTGCTGCTTGTAATTCAGCTGCTGCATTTTTCTCTTCTAAACGTTTTTGGCCTTGTAATTCACTCATAGCTTGATTATTTGCCTCTTTTGCATGACCATTTTTAATTAAAAAGTTGCGCGCATACCCTTCTGCTACGTCTTTAATTTCACCTTTTTTACCTCTACCTTTTACATCTTTTAAAAATACGACTTTCATTGTTCATTACTCCCTTCGACTACTTCATTAATTGCTTTAATTAAATAATTTTTCACTTCACCAATTGAGTTTGCTTCCATTTGTGTTGCCGCATTCGTTAAATGTCCGCCACCGCCCAGCTTCTCCATAATTAGCTGTACATTGACTTCCCCAAGCGAACGAGCACTTATCCCAATGAGGCCATCACTACGATGTGCAATAACAAACGATGCCGAAACATCCTTCATTGTCAGTAAAATATCTGCGGTCTGCGCGATTAATACCGAATCATATGTTTTATTATCCTCACCATTCGCAATCGCAACCCCTTTGTGAGGGAATTGAACGGTTTGAATGATTTTCGATCGTGCTACATACGTATCCACATCTTCCTTTAAAAGGCGTTGAATTAAGATTGTATCTGCTCCAAGTGTCCGTAAATAAGAAGCTGCTTCAAATGTGCGTGCACCCGTTCGTAAAGTGAAGCTTTTCGTATCGACAATAATCCCCGATAATAATGCCGTTGCTTCTAGCATCACTAATTTTTCTAATTGCGGTTGGTATTCTAATAATTCTGTTACGAGCTCTGCAGTAGAAGATGCATATGGCTCCATATAGACAAGCGTCGGGTTTTCAATGAATTCCTCGCCTCGACGATGATGATCAATGACAACGACTTTGTCCGTTTTACTAAGTAATCGCTGATCCACTGTCATACTTGGTTTATGCGTATCAACAACAACGACAAGCGATTTGGACGTAATTTTAGATAGTGCCTCTTCCGGTGTAATAAAACAGTCATAAAAGTCCGTTTTTCCCTCGATTTCATCCATCAAGCGCCCGACACTACCACGCACTTCATCAAAATTCACGACAACATACCCATCAATTCCATTCATCGCCGCCATTTTTCGGACGCCTACACAGGCACCGATGGAATCCATATCTGGATGTTTATGTCCCATAACAAAGACCCTATCACTATCTTGAATTAAATCACGTAAAGCATGTGAAATGACACGCGCACGTACCCTTGTGCGCTTTTCTACTGGATTCGTTTTCCCCCCGTAGAAGCGTAATTTCCCATTTGGTTGCTTAATCGCTACTTGGTCACCACCACGCCCTAAAACTAAGTCAAGACTGGATTGTGCAAGCTGTCCGAGTTCCACTAAAGAAGCCGAGCCAGCACCAATGCCAATACTCAATGTTAAGCTCAGGTTTTTTTGCATTGTTTTTTCACGCATAACATCCAAAATCGAAAAACGCTTTTGCTCTAATTCGCTTAAGATGGATTCATTTAAAACTGCGATGAAACGATCCGATGCAATACGTTTTGCATAAATTCCATAATGCGCAGACCATTCATTAATAATAGAAGTAACCATCGTATTCGTTAAACTTCGTGATTGGTCATCCATACCTGATGTAATTTCATCATAATTATCAATGAATAAAATAGCTAATATCGTTTGATCAGCAAAATATTGCGTTTCCATTTCTACTTGCTCCGTCACATCAAAGAAGTAAAGCAACTTTTCTTCCTTCTTATAAAACACACGATATTTCCGGTCGAGGATCGTAATGGTCATTTCACTCTTTTGCTCTTGATTGATTAACGTATACAAACCTTCTGATAACGCAAATAAATCATGACCAATTAACGACTCCGTATCTAGCACTTTCAACATGAATGGATTCGCCCATTCAATGGCATATTGATCGTTAATTAATAATATCCCAATCGGCATTTCTAAAAAGGCTTCTTCGCCAACCTTTTTCATTCGGAAGGAAAGGGATTCAATATGTTTTTCTGTTTCCATATGCGTAATAGCTTCCACTTTCCAAGCATATACAATAAATAAAATAAAAATTAAAATATACGCAATACCAATCCATAAATTCCAACTTATTATAAGGATAGCTGTAACTATACCGAGTGCGGATAGTGCTAAAAGTGGGTATCGAATTGGTCTTTTACGAATAATCCCCATTTAAATCAGCTCCTCATTTTTGTTTCTTTGCCTGAATATACTCTCGAATATTAAATCCTAAATCAATAATCCCAAGTAAGATGACAAATGAATACAGCGGTATAGCTACAATCGTGCTAAGTACCTTTAACATTTTCGGTAAACCAAATGTATCGATTGTAAAATGAATAACTGAAATCCCTTGTAACGTAAGTAATACCCATAAAATGAGTGATACATTGATCATGACTACATATAATGGTGTTCCAAGCTCTGGTTGAATAAATAAATTAACTGTTAGTGTAATTAAGTAATACCATAAAACAGCTCGTGGTAATCGTAAATGACTAAAGCTTGAGAATTTCGGTACATCTACTTTAAAGCGTTTAACAATTGGTAAATTGACTGAAATAAAAATGAGTGCAAATGTAAACACCGCTAACGTAATCGAAGCTGGAATTGTCATTTCCAGCATGCTAAACATATCTGCTAAGCCTTCTTTTGAAATCGGTGTCTGTCCAGTCATACTCTCGGCAAATTCAATTGATTCCTCGTAACTCTTACGTAATAGGGCAAGTGAATCATTAATAAAATCAAATTCAAATAAACGTAAGGAAATCAAATATAGATTGGCAAATGTAATTAATACTACAATACTTGTGGAGATAAACATAAAGACTTTGCTTTTTTTATTATAAATGGCATCACCTATTGCCATTCCGGCAGCAGCAAAGATTAATGATGATGGTAAAATGATTAACCCACCAACAAAAAATGTAATAATAACTGCAATGAACGTAACTAATAATGATGATTTTCTATCATATGTCGCGCTATACCAAATGATTGGTAATGGGGCAATAAGCATTGCAACAACATTCGCTAACGGCACATAAAAAACAATTGCCATTAAAACGGCAAATAGCGCAATCATCATAGCTCCTTGTGCTAGCTTCTTTGACTGATTATTTTGCATGGAGAACCTTCCTTTATCTAATTCAAAAAACTCTTCTCACCATTCCATTGTACCATTTTTGGATGTGCAAACAAATATGCGTTACCGGAATGCGAAATAAATTGCTTATACAGCTTTATTTCTTTCAAATAATCCGTTCATTTTTCCATGCAATGGATTTTTATTTGACCAACAAAAAACCGGTCAACTCTCTTTTTCAAGAAAGTTGACCGGTTTTGAATGTTTTAGCGCTTATATCGCCAAAGCAATTCTTATTTTTCTTCTGCAACGAATGGAAGTAAAGCCATAATACGTGAAACTTTAATTGCAGATGTAAGTTTACGTTGGTATTTAGCTGAAGTTCCAGTTACGCGACGTGGTAAAATTTTACCGCGCTCAGAGATGAATTTCTTTAAAAGATCTACATCTTTGTAATCGATGTGCGTAATGTTGTTAGAAGTGAAGTAGCAAACTTTACGGCGTTTGCGGCCTCCGCGACGTGGTGCCATTATCGTATTCCTCCTTTAAGTTTTATTTATAGATGTTTGAATTCTTAGAACGGTAAATCGTCCTCAGATACTTCAATCGGTCCTTTGCTATTAGCAAATGGATCCTCATCTACACGTGTATAATTTTGCTGATTTTGAGGTGGCTGTTGTTGATACGAACCATAAGAATCCTGCTGTGGTTGCGCGCCGCCATATTGAGCATTTGGTTGACTATTATAAGACGGCTGGCCGCCTCCATAATTTTGTCCGCCATACTGCTGATTTGGCATACCTTGAGATGCATTTGCTCCTCCGCGTGGTTCTAAGAACTGCACAGAATCTGCTACAACATCCGTTGTGTAAACACGTTTCCCATCTTGTCCTTCAAAGCTACCTGTTTGGATACGCCCTTCAACACCAATCAAACTCCCTTTTTTCATGAAGTTTGCTAAGTTCTCCGCTTGTTTTCTCCAAGCAATGCAACCAATAAAGTCTGCTTCTTTTTCACCAGATTGACTTGAAAACGTACGGTTTACAGCAATTGTAAAACGTGCCATTGGGATGCCACTTGGTGTATATCGAAGCTCAGGATCTTTTGTTAGCCTTCCGACTAATACTACACGGTTAATCATCAGTTCAACCTCCTTTTTCAGCAGTTAAGTTAAAAATTATTTTGCGTCTTCACGAACAGCGATGTGACGGATAATGTCTTCGCTAATGTTAGCTAAACGAATGTATTCGTTGATTGCAACCGAATCAGCGTTTACTTTTACGATTTGGTAGAAACCTTCGCGTAAGTCGTTGATTTCGTAAGCTAAGCGGCGTTTGCCCCAATCTTTTGCTTCAACGATTTCAGCACCATTTGAAGTTAAGATTTCGTTGAAACGCTCTACTAAAGCTTTCTTCGCTTCTTCTTCAATGTTTGGACGGATAATGTACATTAATTCGTACTTTCTCATTTGTGTTTGCACCTCCTTATGGACTTGGGCTCTCCTAAAAATAGGGAGCAAGGAGTAAGTAAATTCTATTACTCACATCAATGAATTGTAGCATAATAAAAAATGACATTCAAGTGATATTTTTTTTCTTCTACTATTGTTTTTATTTTTAATCACTTTTAAATTTTATTATGGTGTTAAAAAAGCATGCTGACTGGCTGTGCAAAAGTTACGCCATGAATAGCTAAGTTCGCTCGTTTCTAATACAGCCTCCATACCAAAATAACGCATTAGTAATTGAAGCTCACTCAGTAACTCACTAGATGCTGTTTGGCAAAACTGCGAAAACTCACTTACCAATTGTTCATCTATTTGTAGCTGTGTATGCTGTTGCCAAAGTGTTTCTATTTCTGCATCAAACGCTACTTCAATTTGATCGACAATCGTTTGCGCTTGTTGTATTTTTTCTGAAACGATTTGATAACGGCTATGCTCTTCATTAAATTTCTCATTAAGTGCTTTTTGCTGTTTCGTTAAAACATTATGCGCCATCCCGATAACCAAAGAAAAGAACGAACTTTCTGAAAACGTTAAAAATGGGAAGGTATGTACAGGTAGATTATAGTTATTTTGAATTTGGTCAAATTGAAATATTTCCGTATCTTTAACAAATACATTTTCAAGTTGAATCGTATGGCTTGCGGTTGCTTTTAATCCAATAGCTTGCCAATCTTGTATAATCGTTACATCTCCACGTTTAACACTACATGTGACGATTTCTCCGTTTTCTTCATTTATCGTATTCATTGTAAAAGTAGTGCCATAATCTGCACCGCTGCAATAACGCCAACTACCTGAAACGATATAGCCACCTTCAACTTTATGTGCCGTGCCATTCGGTTTACCGCTTCCTGAAATTACTGCATTTTCAGGTTCAAAATATATTTTGCCTACATCATGTTGAAATAATGGGAGAAACATATTACCGCCAGAGCCAATTGTCACCGCCCAGCCAATATTGCCATCTAATTGGCCCATCTGTCGGAAAATTTTTAATCCATCTATTAAGTTTTTCCCAAGTCCACCTAATATATCCGGTACAAAAACCTTTAATAGCTTTTGCTCATAAAGGGCTGTTAAAATTTCATTTGATAATGTTTTATTATTTTCTAATTCATCTATTTTTATTGCCACATTAAGCATCCCTATCTTCCTTTCTTTTTGTGAACTTACTAAAAATTTTATCCTTTCTACCGTACAAAAAAAAGAGTTGGTCCCAAAATTTCGTTTTGGACAACTCTTCCTTCTCTTTAAACGTTGAAACGGAATAATAGAACATCGCCATCTTGGACAACGTATTCTTTACCTTCTGAACGGACTTTACCTGATTCTTTTGCTACTGCTTGTGAACCAGCCTCAACTAAATCATCATAAGCAACTGTTTCTGCTCGGATGAAGCCGCGCTCAAAGTCCGAATGGATAACACCCGCACATTGTGGCGCTTTCATACCTTTACGGAACGTCCATGCACGCACTTCTTGTACACCTGCAGTAAAGTAAGTTGCTAAGCCAAGTAAGTCATAAGAAGCACGGATTAATTGGTCTAATCCTGATTCTTTAATACCTAACTCTTCTAAAAACATCGCTTTTTCTTCGTCTTCTAACTCAGAAATTTCTTCTTCTACTTTTGCACAAATCGTAATGACGTGAGCGCCTTCTTTTGCTGCAAAATCACGTACCATTTGAACATACTTATTGTTATCCGCATCAGCTACTTCTTCTTCTGATACATTGGCTACGTAAAGCATTGGCTTAATCGTTAATAAATGTAGGCCTTTAATTACTTTAAATTCATCTTCAGAAAGTTCCACTGCACGTGCAGGTTGGTCATTTTCTAAAGCTTCTTTAATTTTTGTTAAAATCGGCTCTTCAATAAGTGCTTCTTTATCTTTCTGTTTCGCCATTTTTGCAACTTTTTGTAATCGCTTGTCTACTGATTCTAAATCAGCCAATATTAACTCTAAGTTGATTACTTCGATATCATCGATTGGATTAACCGTTCCTGATACATGCGTAATGTTTTCATCTTCAAAGCAACGAACAACTTGGCAAATCGCATCTACATCACGAATATGTGATAAAAACTTATTCCCTAAACCTTCTCCTTGTGAAGCTCCTTTTACGATACCCGCGATATCTGTAAATTCAAAAGAAGTTGGAACTGTTTTTTTCGGTACAACTAGTTCCGTTAACTTTTGTAAACGATAATCTGGAACTTCTACTACTCCAACGTTTGGATCGATTGTTGCGAATGGGTAGTTGGCAGCAAGTGCCCCCGCTTTTGTAATTGCATTGAATAATGTTGATTTCCCTACGTTTGGTAAACCAACTATACCAGCTGTTAATGCCATAAATGACACAACCTTTCTATGTTTAGTCCGTAATTTTCTATATTTCCATAAC is drawn from Solibacillus sp. R5-41 and contains these coding sequences:
- the ssb gene encoding single-stranded DNA-binding protein codes for the protein MINRVVLVGRLTKDPELRYTPSGIPMARFTIAVNRTFSSQSGEKEADFIGCIAWRKQAENLANFMKKGSLIGVEGRIQTGSFEGQDGKRVYTTDVVADSVQFLEPRGGANASQGMPNQQYGGQNYGGGQPSYNSQPNAQYGGAQPQQDSYGSYQQQPPQNQQNYTRVDEDPFANSKGPIEVSEDDLPF
- a CDS encoding YybS family protein: MQNNQSKKLAQGAMMIALFAVLMAIVFYVPLANVVAMLIAPLPIIWYSATYDRKSSLLVTFIAVIITFFVGGLIILPSSLIFAAAGMAIGDAIYNKKSKVFMFISTSIVVLITFANLYLISLRLFEFDFINDSLALLRKSYEESIEFAESMTGQTPISKEGLADMFSMLEMTIPASITLAVFTFALIFISVNLPIVKRFKVDVPKFSSFSHLRLPRAVLWYYLITLTVNLFIQPELGTPLYVVMINVSLILWVLLTLQGISVIHFTIDTFGLPKMLKVLSTIVAIPLYSFVILLGIIDLGFNIREYIQAKKQK
- the rpsR gene encoding 30S ribosomal protein S18, producing the protein MMAPRRGGRKRRKVCYFTSNNITHIDYKDVDLLKKFISERGKILPRRVTGTSAKYQRKLTSAIKVSRIMALLPFVAEEK
- the rpsF gene encoding 30S ribosomal protein S6, with amino-acid sequence MRKYELMYIIRPNIEEEAKKALVERFNEILTSNGAEIVEAKDWGKRRLAYEINDLREGFYQIVKVNADSVAINEYIRLANISEDIIRHIAVREDAK
- a CDS encoding acyl-CoA dehydrogenase encodes the protein MLNVAIKIDELENNKTLSNEILTALYEQKLLKVFVPDILGGLGKNLIDGLKIFRQMGQLDGNIGWAVTIGSGGNMFLPLFQHDVGKIYFEPENAVISGSGKPNGTAHKVEGGYIVSGSWRYCSGADYGTTFTMNTINEENGEIVTCSVKRGDVTIIQDWQAIGLKATASHTIQLENVFVKDTEIFQFDQIQNNYNLPVHTFPFLTFSESSFFSLVIGMAHNVLTKQQKALNEKFNEEHSRYQIVSEKIQQAQTIVDQIEVAFDAEIETLWQQHTQLQIDEQLVSEFSQFCQTASSELLSELQLLMRYFGMEAVLETSELSYSWRNFCTASQHAFLTP
- the ychF gene encoding redox-regulated ATPase YchF; the encoded protein is MALTAGIVGLPNVGKSTLFNAITKAGALAANYPFATIDPNVGVVEVPDYRLQKLTELVVPKKTVPTSFEFTDIAGIVKGASQGEGLGNKFLSHIRDVDAICQVVRCFEDENITHVSGTVNPIDDIEVINLELILADLESVDKRLQKVAKMAKQKDKEALIEEPILTKIKEALENDQPARAVELSEDEFKVIKGLHLLTIKPMLYVANVSEEEVADADNNKYVQMVRDFAAKEGAHVITICAKVEEEISELEDEEKAMFLEELGIKESGLDQLIRASYDLLGLATYFTAGVQEVRAWTFRKGMKAPQCAGVIHSDFERGFIRAETVAYDDLVEAGSQAVAKESGKVRSEGKEYVVQDGDVLLFRFNV
- a CDS encoding DHH family phosphoesterase, giving the protein MGIIRKRPIRYPLLALSALGIVTAILIISWNLWIGIAYILIFILFIVYAWKVEAITHMETEKHIESLSFRMKKVGEEAFLEMPIGILLINDQYAIEWANPFMLKVLDTESLIGHDLFALSEGLYTLINQEQKSEMTITILDRKYRVFYKKEEKLLYFFDVTEQVEMETQYFADQTILAILFIDNYDEITSGMDDQSRSLTNTMVTSIINEWSAHYGIYAKRIASDRFIAVLNESILSELEQKRFSILDVMREKTMQKNLSLTLSIGIGAGSASLVELGQLAQSSLDLVLGRGGDQVAIKQPNGKLRFYGGKTNPVEKRTRVRARVISHALRDLIQDSDRVFVMGHKHPDMDSIGACVGVRKMAAMNGIDGYVVVNFDEVRGSVGRLMDEIEGKTDFYDCFITPEEALSKITSKSLVVVVDTHKPSMTVDQRLLSKTDKVVVIDHHRRGEEFIENPTLVYMEPYASSTAELVTELLEYQPQLEKLVMLEATALLSGIIVDTKSFTLRTGARTFEAASYLRTLGADTILIQRLLKEDVDTYVARSKIIQTVQFPHKGVAIANGEDNKTYDSVLIAQTADILLTMKDVSASFVIAHRSDGLIGISARSLGEVNVQLIMEKLGGGGHLTNAATQMEANSIGEVKNYLIKAINEVVEGSNEQ
- the rplI gene encoding 50S ribosomal protein L9, with translation MKVVFLKDVKGRGKKGEIKDVAEGYARNFLIKNGHAKEANNQAMSELQGQKRLEEKNAAAELQAAKDLKEQLEAITVEIKAKSGEGGRLFGSVSTKQVADALQKKHGFKIDKRKMECNDGIRSLGFANIPVKLHLDVKATLKVHVIEE